The DNA sequence GGTGGATGACGCCGGCCAGTTGCTGTTGGAGCAACGAGAGGTGCGCGACCACAACGATGAGGTCCGTCTGCAGGCAGTGCCACTGACAAGACGGCATTTCATCAAGACGCACGACCTGTTCGACCTGACCTATTGCCCCGATGTAGCCCCCATGCTAGGCGTGGGGCCGCGTGGCTACTACATCGTAACCCTGCATGAGGCCAGCTATCGGGCAGTTCCGGTGCGCATTTCCGGCGACGGCCTGCAAGCCGGAAATCTCATCCATGCCTTCCTGGCCGCGGCTTATCCCAACCCCGACCAGCGTCGCTACCTGCTGCGCGACGGCGCGCTAGCCAGCGCTACCGACAGCGGGCGTGGTTGGCGCAGGCTGATGCCTGGACGCCCCGACTATGTGGCCAACTCGGCACGCGATGTGCTCGCCTGTCTCAAGAACTTTGCCCGCAGCGACTACGATCCCATCGATCAGTGGTTAGACCGCACCCATGCTGAGTTGCACGGGAATGTCGCAGGATCGCTCGCCATCTCATGATTTTTGCATGTATCATTGATCAATACGATGTTACTATCAGTGATACTAAAATTTCGTACGCAGCGTAACGTTCTCTCGAAAAGGGGCAGTGATGTTCACTCATCTAAAGATAGCCAAGCGGCTTGGATTGGGTCTTGGACTGGTTCTGGTTTTGTCGTGCATGACCACCGGCGTCGCATTGTGGAATCTGCAGACGCTCAGCGATGCTTCCTCGGCCATGATGAAGAAGCCATTGATGAAAGAACGACTGAGCAGCGACTGGTACCGTGCCATCGATTCGGGTATTATGCGCACCACGGCCATTGCCAAAAGCAGCGATCCATCTCTGACGGCTTTTCTTGCCACAGAGGGTCCCAAGAAATCGGGGGACCTTCAAGAACATATCGGCAGCCTGCTCGACAGCGATGAAGAACGCGCCCTGTTCGACAAGATCGGTGTGCAGCGCAAGCGCTATCTGGCCGCTCGTGATCAGGTGAACCAGCTCAAGGCCGCTGGCGAGACCGCACAGGCACTCAAACTTCTGGAAGAACAATACGTTCCGGTGGCCAAAGGTTTCCAGCAGCTCATGCAAGAATTTCTCAACGTCCAGCGTCATCAGATCGACAGCATCAATCTCCAGATCGAACGAACTGCAGGGCAGAGTCGTCGCTTGCTGTTGATCCTCGAGGGGCTCTCCGTGCTGCTGGCGGCCATTGTGGTGCACCTGCTGGCGCGATCCATCATCAGGCCACTGACCGAAGCGGTCAGTGTCGCGCAACGGGTCGCCAGGGGTGATCTGACGGCAGAACTTCAGGTGGGCGCACGGGACGAGGTCGGCCAACTGATGCAGTCGCTGCGTTCGATGACGCTCAATCTGCGCGAACTCATCGGCAAGCTGCGCAGAAGTATTCATGGCATCGCGATCGCCTCGGCCGAAATTGCTACCGGCAACCAGGATCTATCGGTGCGGACCGAGCAACAGGCGTCCTCGGTAGAAGAAACCGCCGCTGCCATGGAACAGATCGCCACCACCGTCAAGCGCAATGCCGAGCACGCCCGGCGCGCCGATGAGACCACGGCCGTCGCCTCCAGTGCGGCCTCTGCCGGCGGTGATGCGGTGGCGCGCATGATCCAGACGATGGAGACCATCAACCGTTCGTCACAGAAGATTTCCAGCATCATCGGCGTCATTGACGGCATCGCCTTCCAGACCAATATCCTGGCACTCAATGCTGCAGTGGAGGCCGCGCGGGCCGGTGAACAAGGGCGCGGCTTCGCAGTCGTGGCTTCGGAAGTGCGCAGTCTGGCCCAGCGCTCTGCTGCGGCAGCCAAGGAGATCAAGGAATTGATCACCGATTCAGTAGACAAGGTCAATGCCGGTACCGCTCTGGTGCAGGAGGCCGGCAAGACCATCCATGGCATTGTCGAAAGCGTGGAAAGCGTTGCCGCCATCATCGGCGATATCAGCTCCTCGGGGCAGGATCAGGCAAACGGCATTTCCGAAGTCAGTCACGCCATCAACCTGATCGACGACGTCACGCAGAAGAATGCCGCTCTGGTGGAACAAGCCATGGCGGCGGCTTGCGCCATGAAGGATGAGGCCCGCAACCTGGCCGATCTGATCAGCATCTTCAAGCTTGAGGGTGCACCCGAAACTCCTGCGCTGACAGCTGCTGGCAGCCATCCGACCACCCACGCCTTGGCGCTGCCGTTGCAGTATTGAAGAGTCAGGCTGGGCTGCCCTGCCCTGCCTGTGGCCGCCCAAGCAGCGACCGGACGGCGGGATAGTCGTACAGTTCGTCCTTCATCGCCGAGATGGTGTCGGCACGGGTGCCCGGCGGCGCTAGCCTTGGCAGGCCGGCTTTTTCCAGCGCATCCAGTGCGCAGCGCAGCATACGACGCGACCGCGCTACCTCAGCTTGAGGCCATCCGCGTATGCGTGCCATGTTGTAAAGCCCGACGGGCCCGCTGATCAGACCATGTCCGACCGCACGGCCCAGCAGGATGAATTGGTCGCGCCGGGTATAGGTGAAGCGCCGGTAGGCCGCCGTCCCGCGCAAGTCCACGCGCCGATTTGCAGTCTGAAGGGACCAGCGGGGATCATCCCGGGGCGGGTTGAGCACCGCCGAGCTCGGTATCGCAGAGAGGATGCGCTTGTTCTCCGCCTTGCTCACTCGCACCTCTCCGGTGGCGGCTGTGAAGACAGTGCCGCCGATGGCGCCGGTGGTAGCAACCCCGGCCAGTGCGGCAGGTTGAAGTTGGTGACTATCGCCAGGGACTTGCAGGCTGTCGATGTTACTGATGGTATCGATGATGGGTAGGCTGGTCCCGGTTGAAATGCCGCCTTGGAAAGCCTGCACGTAGCGCTGGACGATTTGGGCCGATTCGCCCGGCTTGCGCAGGCGGGCATGGCGATTGCGCTTCTCGAGGTAGGACAGATCGTCCAGGCAACGGCCGATCAGCCCCTCTGCGGGGATGTGACGCCAGTGCTCCATATCGAAGGACTCAAAGTCATCGATATCGCGCGTGGCAGCGGCGATGGCCTCGGCCAGTTCACCGCTGCGCCGCTGTAGCATTGCCAGCGGGCGTTGCTGGCTGCCGCCTGCGGCGATCTGACGTTCGAGGTCCAACTGCTCCTTGACCAGGGTGGCGAGGGCATCTTCGTACACCTCCCTGATGGCAGCGACCTGTATCTCCGGCTGGGTGATAAAGGATTGGCGCAAGGCGGCTTCGCTCACGTCGGCCGCAGTGAGTTCCGAAAAATGCCGCTGTGCCGCTTGCGGCAGCAGGAAGTCACCCCACTTCACATTGGCGCGCATGTTGTAACGATGCCGATTGCGCCGCTCATCCAGATAGCCGGCCCCCCATTGCAAGGGGATGGCGGCACCCAGGATGGCCGGACCGGCAATCTGACCGGCGACGGGGACGGTTGCCGTGATCAGCGCACCTGCCACGCCCACGCCATTGACGGCCATGCCCCAGGTTTTGCTGTAGGTCTGAGTGCGATTGAGGCCGATGCGCCGCCGGTAGGTGCGGTCCATCAGCTCGTGCAAGGTAGTGAAAGCCGAGACCAGGCTGGCCAGCGCTTCGGTATT is a window from the Herbaspirillum rubrisubalbicans genome containing:
- a CDS encoding methyl-accepting chemotaxis protein; translation: MFTHLKIAKRLGLGLGLVLVLSCMTTGVALWNLQTLSDASSAMMKKPLMKERLSSDWYRAIDSGIMRTTAIAKSSDPSLTAFLATEGPKKSGDLQEHIGSLLDSDEERALFDKIGVQRKRYLAARDQVNQLKAAGETAQALKLLEEQYVPVAKGFQQLMQEFLNVQRHQIDSINLQIERTAGQSRRLLLILEGLSVLLAAIVVHLLARSIIRPLTEAVSVAQRVARGDLTAELQVGARDEVGQLMQSLRSMTLNLRELIGKLRRSIHGIAIASAEIATGNQDLSVRTEQQASSVEETAAAMEQIATTVKRNAEHARRADETTAVASSAASAGGDAVARMIQTMETINRSSQKISSIIGVIDGIAFQTNILALNAAVEAARAGEQGRGFAVVASEVRSLAQRSAAAAKEIKELITDSVDKVNAGTALVQEAGKTIHGIVESVESVAAIIGDISSSGQDQANGISEVSHAINLIDDVTQKNAALVEQAMAAACAMKDEARNLADLISIFKLEGAPETPALTAAGSHPTTHALALPLQY